AAATTAATTCTCATAAACCCTATTTATTAACCTGATGCAAAGAAATCCTACAATAGCATAGACGAAATTCGCCGTTTTTACCGCCTCCTTAACGCCTATGGCTTTCACTTGGATCCGACACCACATTTTGGGATTGCAAGACTGGCAACCGGAAGAATACCAAACCCTGCTACAAACGGCCTCTAGTTTTCGTGAAGTTCTTTCCCGACGTACCAAGAAAGTGCCGGCCTTACAAGGTCAAGTGGTGACAAATCTTTTTTTTGAACCTTCTACCCGCACCCGTAGTAGTTTTGAACTAGCGGCGAAACGTCTTTCGGCCGATGTTCTTAATTTTGCCCCGGGTAGTTCCAGTTTGACTAAGGGGGAAACGATTCTCGATACCGCTTTAACCTATGTGGCCATGGGTACGGATATTTTTGTTATCCGACATCAACAGTCGGGAGTTCCCGATTTAATTGCCGCAGAAATGGATCGTTTGCAGTCGGGGGTCAGTGTTCTTAATGCTGGGGACGGTCAACACGAACACCCCTCCCAGGGACTTTTAGACCTGTTTACGATCTGTTGTCTGTTAGATGACGAAAATCCCCGTTTAGAACTGTTAGAGGGCAAAAAAATCGCTATTGTCGGGGATATACTCCATTCTCGTGTCGCTCGTTCCAATATCTGGAGTTTAACCACGGCAGGGGCGGAAGTACATTTGTCCGCCCCCCCCACCCTACTGCCGAAATATTTTGGGGAATTGTGCGATCGCTTATTTCTCCACTGGGATTTAGAACCAGCTTTAGAAAAGGCCGATTTTGTGATGACCTTGCGACTGCAAAAAGAACGCATGACCGCCAATCTTTTGCCCAGTTTACGCGAATATCATCAAAGTTTTGGCATTACCCGTCCTCGTTTGCAATCCTGTCAACCGGGGGTGAAGGTACTTCATCCGGGTCCTGTGAATCGGGGAGTGGAAATTAGTTCCGATTTAATGGACGATCCCGATTTTAGTCTGATTTCCCAACAAGTTACCAGTGGTGTCGCTGTTAGAATGGCTTTGTTATACCTGATCGGTAATCTTCGCAGCGACCAGTAAAAGGTTCTCAGGGATTTGATCTTTTAGTCTGGTTTCATTGAAACAATCCTAAAGTTTCTATCAAGGTAAATATCATACTTTCTTCCTCCCTCACACACAGCATCTTCTGCTTCAAATAGGTTAGTCTCAACATCAAATTTCATCGCTTTAGGATTCCTACAACCCTGTTTTAGCAAAGCATCAGTCAACCGTGATGTTTCTTCAGGGGTCAAGGCTCGATAATCACTACTATTAGCTTGACCCGCATAGATTGACATTCCTATAATGCTAAGAGATAGTAAGCTTATGATCGATTTGGTCTTCATTTTTTCAACTTCCTGAATACAATAAAAACATCATTCAAAGGGCTTTAGACCCAAATTTTCGCTAATTAGTTCGGCACGATTACCAGTCAACTTTATGTTAGGAAAAGCATACCTATTTTGCAATAAGTATAAATACTCAAGCTACCCCTAGGGCTTTTCTAGGAACTGCGACCGATACCGAATTCCGTTCTTTTTTAACTATCCCTTTTTTGCCTCTTCCAGGTCATGATAATGCTGATAAGCGCCGATTTCGGGGTTAAAGGGGGCGATTTCTTCAGTTACAGTTAATCCCAAACCTTCTAACATTGCTTGTAGGACAGAATCGGGGGACAGACGGAGATAATCGGGATTAATTTCTAGGGCTACATGACGATTACCGAGGTGATAGGCCGCTTTGAGAAGTAAATCGGTTGAAGGGGCGGTAATAGTGATAACTGGTTCGGGTTTAGCAATGATTTGAATAATTTCGCCGTTTTCTCCCCGCAGGAAATCGCGGTCCTGTAGAATTGTGCCGCGGGGTAAACGAAAACAGAGGGAAAAACCTTCGGGACTGTCGAGACGATAACGGCTGCGGGTACGTTCTTCGGCCGTAAGTAGGAGGCTAAAAAGTACCGTTTCTGGGGGAGGTAGACTAGCGGTATGACGGGGTGGTAAGCGCTCGGTAAAAGTTAACATGGTAGTGGTCAATGGGAAAAAACATTCTTAATTGTAGCCCTGACTCCAGCTTGACCCGAAAAACTGAGGAACTTTTTCTATTTATTCTCCCGTTGCAGACGAATCATCTCATTTTGCACCCGTCGTCTCAAGTTATCATCGGTACGAATCCGGTTAGTAATGGCGTTAAATTCAGTCGCAGTCAGACCACTATCTTGGACAATCTTTTTTGAGTTATTACAATAATCGACGGCAATTCTTTGGGCATTAGCGGGAAGATTATTAAAGCTTTCCCGTTGGTTACAGGTAATTGCTGGGGGACTTTTCCCTAAAATTTGCGAAATTGCCTGATAAGCTTGTCTTCTTTGGGTTTCGATCAACAAAACTGCTTTGGCATAACGTTTGATTTGGTCAGCCGTAAAATCTTGAGTATAAGCGGAGGACTGAAAACTAACCACCTCCGTCGTCCAAGAAAATTCGGGAATCAGACCGCCAAGAATGGCGATTACTGCCAAAAAAGTCACAATAAAAGAACGTCTTAAGCTTTGACCTAGATCGGCTAGGGGATAGCAGTAAATCACCATGCGAGTTTGTCGCTGAATAGATAATGATAGCAAACTTTCCAGTTAAATCCTGCTTTTTTGAATATTTTTAACGATCATAAGTTCCAATTCTAGCGAACATCTCCTTAGCCCGAACCTTAATTTTTGGGCAGAAATTGCTTTAGTAAACTTTTTTAACGTTTCTAGGGGCAAAATTAGTCAAAAATCTTTGAGAGAACCGATGAACGATTTTTGGGAAGTTAGGATGCCTATCGCTTTTAGAGAATATTTATCAGCAATTTAGCGGGCTAATCTCTTTTTATTAGCTTATATCGCTGTTAATCTCTCGCTTATTCCCTTTTGTCTCTCCCCTTGCTGGGGAATCGAGGGGAAATCTAGATAAATTAAAGGTTTCAGCGATTCCGATCGAGACAATTCCCGCTTAGAATAATGCAGTGGAATATATAGCCAATGGGGATTTGAGGCATTATTTAGTGATCTCGATCCTGGCGAGTCCTCAACAGGGGAACCATAATAAACTACTGACAACCACCCTAAACTCAGAAAAACCGCAAAACAAGGAGTTAGCGCATGAATAAAGGTGAATTAATCGATCAAATCGCTCTCAAAGCCTCTGTCACCAAAAAACAAGCAGATGCTGTTCTCACTGCCGCCATCGAAACCATTATCGAAGCGGTTTCTGAGGGGGACAAAGTAACCCTAGTAGGATTCGGTTCCTTCGAGGCCCGGGAACGTCAGGCCAGGGAAGGACGCAACCCAAAAACCGGGGATAAGATGGAGATTCCAGCCACTCGCGTCCCGGCTTTCTCGGCGGGTAAACTGTTTAAAGACAGAGTGGCCCCAGATAAGGAATAATTACTGTTGAGTTTTGAGCGCTGTAAGTCTTTTGCCTAGACCTAAACATGGTGGTAATCTTGACTGGGCAGCCGCCATTGCCGGCTGTCCGGTTTCCTCTATTCTCGATTTTTCTGCCAGTATCAACCCCCTCGGTCCGCCAGAAAGCGCCCTAACCGCTATTAAAAGCCATTTAACCAGTCTGACTCGTTATCCTGACCCCGAGTATTGGCAGTTGCGTTCTGCCCTCGCCCAATGGCATGATATCGGGCCGGATTGGATTCTCCCCGGCAATGGTGCGGCCGAGTTATTAACCTGGGCCGGTCGGGAATTGGCCTCATTTGATAGTGTTTATGTACTAACACCCGCTTTTAACGATTACGAACGGGCCTTAAAAAGTTTTGGCGGGAAAATCTGCCAACATTCCCTAGATTTAACCACTTTAAAGCCGGTTAATCCCGAAAAACAAGGCTTATTACTCAATAATCCCCACAATCCCACAGGGAAACTCTGGACGGCGGCGGCCATTCGTCCCTATCTATCGCAATTTGGTTTGGTGGTAGTGGATGAAGCTTTTATGGATTTTTTACCCCCGCAACAACAGGAGAGTTTAATATCTCTCTTGCCGGAATATCCCAATCTCGTGATTTTGCGTTCCCTAACTAAATTTTACAGTCTCCCCGGTTTACGTCTAGGATATGTCCTCGCCCATCCCGATCGCCTGTTACAATGGCAAAAATGGCGCGATCCTTGGTCGGTGAATAACTTGGCTGTGGTTGCCGCTATTGCGGCAATTGAAGATAGGGATTTTCAACAACAAACTTGGGATTGGTTAACGGCGGCCCGTGAGGATTTATGGCAGGGATTAGCTAATTTTCCGCAATTACAGCCCCAAACCAGTGCCGCTAACTTCCTCTTAGTACAATCTCAATCTTCCTGTTTACCCCTACAGGAAGCTTTATTAAAATATCATCGAATTTTCATCCGCGATTGTCTCAGTTTCCCCGAATTGGGGAGCAATTATTTTCGGGTAGCTGTCCGTTTACCGGCAGAAAATCAACGATTATTATCGGCTTTAGAGAGTGTTTTAGCTGCGTCTGATACTAAATCCGTTGAGTAACGCACAGAAAACGGGTTTCTCGGAGAAACCCGTTTTCTACTCATGCAAATTAACAACAAAAAGGCTCCCGCCAACTAGACGGGAGCCGCTGCCATCGAACTAACCGAAATTAGTCGAGGTCAGGCATTGCCAATGCGGGTTCAGTCTCGCGGTCAATTCCTTTCTCGAAACCGGCGGCGGCGGCGCGAGCGCGTCCAGCGTGCCAGAGGTGTCCAATCAGGAAGAAGAAAGCGAGGGTGAAGTGAGAGGTAGCCAACCAAGCGCGAGGAGACACATAGTTAAACGAGTTAACGTCAGTGATAACGCCGCCCACAGAGTTCAAGGAACCTAAAGGAGCGTGGGTCATGTATTCAGCCGCGCGGCGGACTTGCCAGGGTTGTACGTCATTTCTGATTTTGTCGAGGTCTAAACCGTTAGGACCGCGGAGGGGTTCTAACCAGGGACCGCGGAAATCCCAGAAACGCATGGTTTCACCACCGAAGATGATTTCGCCAGTGGGAGAGCGCATCAGGTATTTACCTAGACCGGTGGGGCCTTGGGCAGAAGCGACGTTAGCGCCTAAGCGTTGGTCACGCACCAAGAAGGTGAAAGCTTGAGCTTGGGAAGCTTCCATACCGGTCGGACCGTAGAATTCACTGGGATAGGCGGTGTTGTTAAACCAAACGTAAACGGCGGCGATAAAGCCCATCATGGAAAGAGCGCCCAAGCTGTAGGACAGATAGGCTTCTCCAGACCAGATGAAAGCGCGACGCGCCCAGGCAAAAGGTTTGGTGAGAATGTGCCAGATACCGCCAGCGATACAGATTAAGCCAATCCAGATGTGACCGCCGATGATATCTTCCATGTTGTTGACGCTGATAATCCAGCCTTCGCCACCGAAGGGAGCTTTGGTCAGATAACCAAAGATAACTGCGGGGTTGAGGGTAGGATTGGTGATGATGCGGACATCGCCGCCACCAGGGGCCCAGGTATCATAGACACCGCCAAAGAACATGGCTTTAAATACCAACAACAGCGCACCACAACCCAAGAGAATCAGGTGATAACCGATGATGTTGGTCATTTGGTTTTTGTCTTTCCAGTCGTAACCGAAGAAATTAGAGTATTCCTCTAGGGTTTCCGGTCCGCGGATAGCGTGGTAGATACCACCAAAACCGAGTACAGCCGAAGAAATTAAGTGCAGAACACCAGCGACGAAGTAGGGGAAGGTATCGACTACTTCACCACCAGGACCGACCCCAAAACCGAGGGTAGCTAAGTGGGGAAGCAGGATTAAACCCTGTTCGTACATCGGTTTTTCGGGGATAAAGTGGGCGGTTTCAAACAGGGTCATCGCCCCGGCCCAGAAAACGATTAAACCAGCGTGGGCGACGTGAGCGCCGAGCAGTTTACCGGAGAGGTTGATGAGACGAGCGTTACCAGACCACCAAGCGAAGCCGGTGGAACTTTGGTCACGACCACTAGCGGTAGGGATATTAGAGAGCGTTACCACGCGGGAGAACCTCCTCAGGGAAGATAAAGTTTTCGTGGGGTTGGTCTTGGGGAGCCATCCAAGCTCTCAGACCTTCGTTAAGCAGAATATTTTTAGTGTAGAAGGTTTCAAATTCCGGGTCTTCCGCCGCTCTCAATTCCTGAGAAACGAAGTCATAGGCCCGTAGGTTAAGGGCTAATCCAACCACACCCACAGCACTCATCCATAAACCAGTTACGGGGACAAAGAGCATGAAGAAGTGTAACCAACGTTTGTTGGAGAAAGCGATGCCGAAGATTTGCGACCAGAAACGGTTCGCAGTGACCATGGAGTAGGTTTCTTCCGCTTGGGTGGGTTCAAAAGCCCGGAAAGTGTTGGAACCTTCACCGTCTTCAAACAGGGTATTTTCTACGGTCGCTCCGTGAATAGCACAGAGAAGCGCACCACCGAGGATACCGGCTACACCCATCATGTGGAAGGGGTTAAGGGTCCAGTTGTGGAAGCCTTGGAAGAAGAGAATGAAACGGAAGATACCAGCCACGCCGAAGCTAGGGGCAAAGAACCAGCTAGACTGACCGAGGGGGTACATCAGGAAGACACTGACGAACACCGCAATCGGACCTGAGAAGGCAAGGGCGTTGTAGGGACGAATGCCGACTAAACGGGCGATTTCAAACTGACGTAGCATGAAGCCAATCAAGCCGAAAGCACCGTGCAGGGCGACAAAGGGCCATAAACCGCCGATTTGACACCAACGGGTAAAGTTACCTTGGGCTTCCGGTCCCCAGAGAAAGAGGATGGAGTGACCGAAGGCATCGGCGGGGGTGGAGACGGCTACAGTCAGGAAGTTGCCGCCTTCCAGGTAGGAACTGGCTAACCCGTGGGTGTACCAGGAGGTGACGAAGGTGGTGCCGGTTAACCATCCACCTAGGGCCATGAAGGCGCAGGGGAAGAGTAGTAAACCAGACCAACCGATGAAGACGAAACGGTCTCTTTTGAGCCAGTCATCGAGAGCATCAAACAGCCCTCTTTCTGGGGCGCGTCCGACAGCAATGGTCATGGGTATTTTTCCTCTTGCTTAACTGAAATCACGGGCAAGATTTCTTAACTTTTTTGAGTCTGGGATTACTCCCATTGTCTTATAAGATGGGGCGATCGATTGACTGGATTAGCTTGACTAAACTGGCTGCGATCGCCTGTTAATCCTCACAAACTGTAAAAGATTAACGTTTCTTAAACTAGCACAAGCTAGACAATAATTTCGAGTTTGGTAAGATTTTGGTTCCTTGCGGCCTCTATCTACCTTTACTCATTATTAGCAAAAAATTACAAATCTATACAACCTGACTCATAATTGATTTTTTAGGCACATAAAAACTTTTTTGTCAATGAGTATTTATATTCATTTTTTTAATTGATCGCCATTCCCAATCCTCGAGGGGTTGCTCTAGCAATTGACAATCAAAGCATTCCTCGGCGGCGGTTTTCAGGGTAGCGATAAGGGTTTCTAGGGTCAAATCTGGCGCTAAATTGAGCTTTGGAGGGGCGGCACTGGCGAAAACTTGCTCAAACAGCGAATTATCTTGATCTAGCACCATGGAACCATGTTGGAGAACATAGCAACCCCGTTGCAGTTGGGCGCTACCAATAAATTTGTTCCCCCAATTATCGACTAGATCCGCACCGGTAGCCGTACCGAAACAGTTAGCAGAATTAATATATCCCCGGCCGGCAGCACCGTAGGACAATTCTAGACCGAGATTTTGCCAGCCTGTGATTAAAAATTGACAGATTTGCTGGTAAACTTCCCTAATATTCCCCTTCATCCCCGAATTTACCACCATATAAGTCAAATCACCCTGATGTAGTACGGCCCGGCCACCAGTAGGACGACGAACTAGGGAGATTTTTTGACCTTGCCAAGTCAAATCACGCCAAAAATCGGGATATTGCCGTTGATGATAGCCCAAGGAAATGGCCGGGGGCGACCATTGATAAAAACGCAGAGTCGGGAGATGATGACTGCAACGGTGTTGTTCTAGTAACCAAGAATCGATCGCCATTTGTAGCTCTGCCGATGAGATAATTGGCGGGATATAACGCCAAATTTTAGCTGCCACCAAAGGATTCTCGTAACATTTCATCATTATTATCTGCTACCGTCGCCACGAGAGTAATTGCTCGCGAAATCTCCCCAGGAGACAAATCGGCCACAGTACGCTGAGAAATCACCACCACCTGATCATTCATAATGGCAAAATGAGATTCAAAGGTTTCGGCACAATTCATCGCTAATAACTTGCGGGTTAATCCCAATTCATCCTTAACGGGTAATTTCAGCACAGAAGACCACACCGTGAGAAAATCATCATCACTTTCCCCAGTTAACTGCACAAATACCTCAACGCTACCATACTGAAACTTCCAAAGATAACCTTTTTCTGTATGTTGTACCATAGCAGTATCATTCTGCTGCAGAGTAGAAATAACCGTTTCAATCATTTCTTGGTGACTGCTCGTACTAGCCAGAAATTCATCGGTCATTGACTCTATTGCTTCTGAAGTCGCTAAACTTTCTGTGGTCATAAAAATTCCCTAAACTCGATCGATCACAATCTTATCCCAAGGAAAAAGAAAAAAAGACATTCGGGTTGGGGAAGTGGGGTTTTAGTTGAATTTCCCCACTTCCCCAATTACTCAAAATTTTATGAAGCATTTGAGTAAACACCTGACTTGATCGATGACAATGGCTCTATCCCGTTCTAGCTGTCAATGATCATGCAAAGTCTTTTTCAACGTTCCCTAGCTGAGACCAATTCTGGGGAAGAAGATATCCGTAGTCGTATTCTACAGGCCGCTTTACGTTTATTTGCCGCCAAGGGTTATGAAGGAACCACGACCAAAGACCTAGCAGGAAAGGCAAATGTGGCAGAAGGAACTTTATTTCGTTATTTTCCCAACAAAAAGGCGATTTTAATCGAAGTGGCCACTAGGGGATGGGTGGATATTCTCACCGACTTGCTGACGGAATTGAGCGAAATGGGCAGTTATAAAGCGGTAGCGCAGGTGATGCGACGTAGGGTGTTGAGAATGCGAGAAAATAGCGATTTATTGCGAGTTTGTTTTATAGAAGCCCAATTTCACCCCGAATTAAAAGAGCGAATTCAATCGGAAGTAATTGCCAAAATGACCGATGTGGCCGAGGCTTTTTTTCAAACAGCGATCGATCATGGTATCTATCGTCCCATGAATCCGAAAATTGTGGCCCAGGTTTTTCTAGGAATGTTCGCAATTGCTGGTTTTTCCAGTGAAACTATTTTAGATGCCAATGCTTCTCCCTTCGCTTTACAAGAAATGGCCGAAGGTATTGCCGAAATTTTTCTGAATGGAGTGTTAGTTAAAGAAGTTTAATTATTGCCTATTTTCCCTTTCTTCCCCGACGGTTAACTTTTCTCCTATCTCCTCACCTAAGGGAAGATTTTTGATTTTTGCAGGAGATCTAATAGGTTCCCGCTCTAGAATTTCTCTGAAAAACTAGCCCTAGTAATGCCGATGAAACTCCTCTCACAATTTTCTGGGAAATTGATCGCTTTTTCGCTAACTTTCTCCGGTTTTAGTGGTTTATTTTCCCCTATTCCCGCTTTGGCCGCTGAAACCCTGACCTTGCGCCTAGGAATGGTCGAACAGGATATTAATATTCAAGAGTTAGAACAATATGTGGAAACTGGAAAATTATCTCCGAATTTACAGTCCTATCCAACAATTTTAACTGCTGCCATCCGTCAAGGTTTAGAAAAACATCTCTATGTGGATAGTCAAATCGCCCAGCAATTTCTAGAAAATTTATTCAACGAACAGGAAGGCAAAAACTTATTATCTCAGTTAAATCAGGCTCTTCCCGAAAGTAATCCCACCAGAATTAAAGCCACTTTATCTCTGATTCTCCAAACCAATGATAAAGTTAATATCTTTAGTTTTTTAAAAGCCTATCCCCAGAAAAAACTTACCCTAGACTTATTAGCTTTAACCTCCATAGCTAAACAACTAAATCAAAATCGTTTTAAAAACATTTTGCTCACCTCGCTTTTAGAACACTCGTTAAGTGCAAGTGATTCCGTCAAATTACCAAATCAATTTTCTCCCGATCAAAGAGGAAAAAATTTGGTTTTTAAACAGACACAATTTTTCTATGATTCTATCAGAAATAGAGCCGTTAAAACCGATATTTATTATTCGGTTGATAGTCGCGGCCCTTTAGTGATCATGTCCCACGGTTTTGCCGCAGATCGGCGTTTTTTACGTTATCTGGCCTTCCATCTCGCTTCCTACGGTTTGACAGTGGTTTCTGTGGAACATCGCGGCAGTAATATTAATGCTTTACTAACCGCTGCTCAAGGTTGGCAAATTAATAATTTATTGCCCGCATCAGAATTTATAGAACGGCCGAAAGACATCAGCTTTATTCTCAATGAATTAACCGCTTTAAACAAGGATAATAACAGTGAATTTCGAGGTAAATTCAATACCCAAAAAGTCACAATAATTGGTCATTCTTTTGGGGGATATACTGCTTTAGCTTTAGCCGGTGCGCGTTTAGAACCCTCCCACACTCGTCGAGTTTGTCAATCCCTAACCCCCTTGGAACGTTCCCCCGCAGATTGGCTACAGTGTGCGGTGACAAAGTTGGCCTATAAACAAATGTCTTTTCGTGATTATCGCATCGATCGAGCTATAGTATTAAATCCTGTTATTGGTTCCCTTTTTGCCTCTAATCTTGCCTCGATCACGATTCCCGTATTGATGTTATCCTCGACAGAAGACGGGATCACTCCCATTATTGAACATCAATTACAACCCTTTGAAAACTTATCAGGAGAAAAATATTTAATCCTTGCTCATGGTGCAACTCACATGAGTGCCACGGATATTATTTATCTGAATAGCACCATGGGACAAAGTACATTAGTGCCAGAAGTAATGGACGAAAAAGCCAACCCTCTCCGGGAGATGATTAAAGGGGTTAGTTTAGCTTTTATCGAACAATCAACCTCTTTTTCTGACCAGTATCAACCTTATTTAAGTAGCAATTATATCGAGTCTTTTAACAGTAAAGCTATTAATTTTCGGCTCACAAAAAAGTTACCTACTACCGTCACAGCATTAGCCAATTTTTTGACAGTTAATAAAACCCCGATTAAATCCGACACTTCCCCAAAACCATCCTCTTGGTTAGAGGAATCATGGATAGCGATAAATAGTCTATTTACTCCTCCCAATTTCCGCACCGAAAGTCTCAGTTCAGTTTTTGGTGAACTTCTTGATTATACCGATCGCACCTTTGATCCTTGGAGTTAAAATAGGGTTTGCGGCAAAAAGTTTGTTGGTGGGGTTAGGAGTCAGTAGCCGGTCGTCGGTCGTTTCAGGCTTTGTTGCCCTCTTTTTTTGTACCAGTTTATATACTACAAGAAGGATAATGCCAGGTTTTTGAAGGTCTCAATCCTATATTCTTGCACTAACATCGGATTTTAACAGGTCAAAAGCCTTATTTTAAAAGGGTTTTACCATTATTCAGCAAGCCTTAAGTAGTAGTGCAAAATTAATTTCCTAGTCGAGACTCCGAGACAGCTAATCTAAGGATAGGCGGTTAAAATGCGTTTTAGCTTACTTAAGTAGGTAGGCGTTAAAAATTATCAGATGCCCCCCTTATCAAGGGGGGATTAAGGGGGGATCGAACCTAAAATCCATTTTTAATTTAATTATAACCAGCTACTTATGATAAAATGCTTTCAAAGACAGGTAAGGGAAAACTTGCAATTATTCACTCAATAAAATAACTGATATCCGAGATGAAACCCTGTTACTGCATTAATCCCGATTGTTCTCAACCAGAGCATCCGAGTAATAATAACTCGAATACTCGTTACTGTCAAAGTTGCGGCTCTGAGTTGTTGTTAAATGGTCAATATAGGGTAAGTCGGTTATTGAGTGATACGACCGGTTTTGGGGTTGTTTATGAGGCTTTTGAAGGTTTTACACCCAAAATCCTTAAGGTATTACAAGAAAAATGGAATAATGAACCGAAGGCAGTGGAATTATTTAAACGGGAATATGACGTTTTATTAGAGTTGAGTCGTCAAAATGTCACCGGTGTTCCTCGCGCAGATGCCTATTTTCAATATTCCACAAGGGAGGGGAAAATATTACACTGTTTAGTTATGGAAAAAGTGGAGGGGATTAATTTAGAACAGTGGCTAAAGCAGTATGATAAATTAAGTCAAAAACGAGCCTTAAAATGGCTGAGAGAAATCACTTTAATTCTCGATAAAATTCATCAACAGAATTGGCTGCATCGAGATATTAAACCCCCTAATATCATGCTGCGAAATAGTGGCGAGTTGGTGTTAATTGATTTTGGCACAGCAAGGGAAGAAACCCAAACCTATCATCAAAAGGTAAAAGGTCAACAGGTAACAGGTATTACCTCAGCCGGATATACCCCCAATGAACAACAACATGGCCAAGCAGTGATTCAATCAGATTTTCATGCTTTAGGACGAACTTTTGTGCATTTATTAACCGGAAAACATCCTTTAGAAATGTATGATCCGATTAATGATGTTTTACCTTGGCGAGAAGAAACGGAAAATATTCACCCGTTATTGTTGGATTTTATTGATGAGTTAATGGGAAGATTACCCAAGAATAGGCCAGCTAATACTAGGGTTATTTTACAACGTTTGGATGAGATTGAACGGCAATTAAAGTT
This Microcystis wesenbergii NRERC-220 DNA region includes the following protein-coding sequences:
- a CDS encoding alpha/beta hydrolase, translating into MKLLSQFSGKLIAFSLTFSGFSGLFSPIPALAAETLTLRLGMVEQDINIQELEQYVETGKLSPNLQSYPTILTAAIRQGLEKHLYVDSQIAQQFLENLFNEQEGKNLLSQLNQALPESNPTRIKATLSLILQTNDKVNIFSFLKAYPQKKLTLDLLALTSIAKQLNQNRFKNILLTSLLEHSLSASDSVKLPNQFSPDQRGKNLVFKQTQFFYDSIRNRAVKTDIYYSVDSRGPLVIMSHGFAADRRFLRYLAFHLASYGLTVVSVEHRGSNINALLTAAQGWQINNLLPASEFIERPKDISFILNELTALNKDNNSEFRGKFNTQKVTIIGHSFGGYTALALAGARLEPSHTRRVCQSLTPLERSPADWLQCAVTKLAYKQMSFRDYRIDRAIVLNPVIGSLFASNLASITIPVLMLSSTEDGITPIIEHQLQPFENLSGEKYLILAHGATHMSATDIIYLNSTMGQSTLVPEVMDEKANPLREMIKGVSLAFIEQSTSFSDQYQPYLSSNYIESFNSKAINFRLTKKLPTTVTALANFLTVNKTPIKSDTSPKPSSWLEESWIAINSLFTPPNFRTESLSSVFGELLDYTDRTFDPWS